One window from the genome of Tachypleus tridentatus isolate NWPU-2018 chromosome 11, ASM421037v1, whole genome shotgun sequence encodes:
- the LOC143231921 gene encoding solute carrier family 25 member 44-like isoform X2 yields MALKQYKMEPSHILTIEWHMMDKSRFFSLNLVNSFFLRATLYPFTVIKTRLQIQKRHAMYRGTYDAFKKILCYEGFHGLYKGFWINTIQIVSGVGYITTYEKVRHLLTEYANIDDKRLKGLIGGGCGSLVGQTIITPFDVVSQHMMMLGQRSNSITKLPKTSHTLNINFNHKHKGSVASSIIKELYRRDGMKGFYRGYFASVCTYVPASALWWMFYPLYSGSTNGLFPRNFQSIVERGKTWNLHQGSFCTISTEWYILVSCGVRL; encoded by the exons atGGCccttaaacaatacaaaatggaACCCTCACACATTTTGACTATTGAATGGCATATGATGGATAAGAGTCGATTCTTCTCTCTCAATCTTGTCAATTCATTTTTCCTTCGTGCCACTTTGTATCCATTTACTGTCATTAAAACACGTCTTCAGATTCAGAAACGCCACGCCATGTACAGAGGGACGTATGATGCATTTAAGAAAATACTTTGTTATGAAGGTTTTCATGGTCTGTATAAAGGGTTCTGGATTAATACCATCCAAATAGTTTCTGGCGTAGGCTATATTACAACGTACGAAAAGGTGCGCCATCTTCTGACAGAATATGCTAATATTGATGACAAACGACTGAAAGGACTGATTGGTGGAGGTTGTGGTTCATTGGTTGGACAGACAATTATCACTCCTTTTGACGTGGTATCCCAACACATGATGATGTTAGGGCAGAGAAGTAACAGTATTACCAAACTCCCAAAAACTTCGCACACACTCAATATCAACTTCAATCACAAACATAAAGGATCTGTGGCTTCTTCAATTATAAAAGAACTGTATAGAAGAGATGGAATGAAAGGTTTTTATCGTGGCTATTTTGCTTCTGTTTGTACATATGTTCCTGCTAGTGCCCTCTGGTGGATGTTTTATCCCTTATACTCAG GTTCAACGAATGGACTCTTTCCTAGGAACTTCCAGTCTATTGTGGAAAGAGGAAAGACTTGGAATCTTCACCAAGGGTCTTTCTGCACGATTAGTACAGAGTGGTATATTCTCGTTTCTTGTGGTGTTAGGCTATGA
- the LOC143231921 gene encoding solute carrier family 25 member 44-like isoform X1 produces MALKQYKMEPSHILTIEWHMMDKSRFFSLNLVNSFFLRATLYPFTVIKTRLQIQKRHAMYRGTYDAFKKILCYEGFHGLYKGFWINTIQIVSGVGYITTYEKVRHLLTEYANIDDKRLKGLIGGGCGSLVGQTIITPFDVVSQHMMMLGQRSNSITKLPKTSHTLNINFNHKHKGSVASSIIKELYRRDGMKGFYRGYFASVCTYVPASALWWMFYPLYSEWLASFLPTSTSHVLIHCMAGPVSGISVCIITNPLDIVRARIQVQRMDSFLGTSSLLWKEERLGIFTKGLSARLVQSGIFSFLVVLGYETLKRWSVHDQYKDQIRW; encoded by the exons atGGCccttaaacaatacaaaatggaACCCTCACACATTTTGACTATTGAATGGCATATGATGGATAAGAGTCGATTCTTCTCTCTCAATCTTGTCAATTCATTTTTCCTTCGTGCCACTTTGTATCCATTTACTGTCATTAAAACACGTCTTCAGATTCAGAAACGCCACGCCATGTACAGAGGGACGTATGATGCATTTAAGAAAATACTTTGTTATGAAGGTTTTCATGGTCTGTATAAAGGGTTCTGGATTAATACCATCCAAATAGTTTCTGGCGTAGGCTATATTACAACGTACGAAAAGGTGCGCCATCTTCTGACAGAATATGCTAATATTGATGACAAACGACTGAAAGGACTGATTGGTGGAGGTTGTGGTTCATTGGTTGGACAGACAATTATCACTCCTTTTGACGTGGTATCCCAACACATGATGATGTTAGGGCAGAGAAGTAACAGTATTACCAAACTCCCAAAAACTTCGCACACACTCAATATCAACTTCAATCACAAACATAAAGGATCTGTGGCTTCTTCAATTATAAAAGAACTGTATAGAAGAGATGGAATGAAAGGTTTTTATCGTGGCTATTTTGCTTCTGTTTGTACATATGTTCCTGCTAGTGCCCTCTGGTGGATGTTTTATCCCTTATACTCAG AGTGGCTAGCATCCTTTTTACCTACATCAACCTCCCATGTACTAATTCACTGTATGGCAGGACCAGTAAGTGGGATTAGTGTGTGCATTATCACTAATCCTCTGGATATTGTGAGGGCTAGAATACAG GTTCAACGAATGGACTCTTTCCTAGGAACTTCCAGTCTATTGTGGAAAGAGGAAAGACTTGGAATCTTCACCAAGGGTCTTTCTGCACGATTAGTACAGAGTGGTATATTCTCGTTTCTTGTGGTGTTAGGCTATGAGACATTGAAACGATGGAGTGTGCACGACCAATATAAAGACCAAATACGGTGGTGA